The sequence CGGGCCTGACTCCGGTGGACCCGGGCACGGTGCCCACGGTGCCGGAGCCGGAGACCTGGCTGCTGCTCGCGATGGCCTGCGTCCTCCTGGGGGTGGTGGCCCTGCGGCGCCGGAGGATGGCGTGACGCGCGCCACCGCCCTCGTGCTCACGCTGCAGCTCGTCGCCGGCTGGCCCGCGTGGCGCTGGTGGCTCACGCGCATGCGGGACGGCTCCGACGAGCCGTGGGGCGTGGTGGCGCTGGTCGCCCTCGTGCTCCTGTGCGTCCGTGGCGCGCGTCACCCGCTCGCGCCCGTGCACCTCGGACTGCTGGCCGCCGCCAACCTCGCGCTCGCCGCCGCGCACCCGCTGCTGCCTCCGCTGGTGCATGCGGCCTGCTGCGTGCTGTGCGTCACCGCCCTGCTTGCGCGCGCGTCCACGGGCAGCGCCTTCCACCTGCCCACCTGGCTGCTCGCGCTCCTCGCGCTGCCGGTGCTCGCCTCCGTGCAGTTCTACCTGGGATATCCCCTGCGGCTCGCGGCAGCCGTGCTGGCCGTGCCGATGCTGCAGCTGCTCGGGCTGCCCGCCGTGCGCGCGGGGGTGGACCTGCAGCTGGCCTCCACGGTGGTGCAGGTGGACGCGCCGTGCAGCGGGGCACGCATGCTGTGGGTGGGACTGTTCCTGGCGGTGGTGCTCGCCCACGTCCTGCGGCTGGACGCGGCGCGCACCCTGCTCACCTGCGCGCTCGCGGGCCTCGCCGTGGTGCTGGGCAACGCCCTGCGCGTCAGCACGCTCGCCCTGGTGGAGACCGGCCGCGTCGCGGGCCCGGACTGGCTGCACGAGGGCGTGGGGGCCGGCACCTTCGTCCTGGTGGCGCTCGCCATCCTCGCGGCCGCCACCTGGCTGCGGGGCGGAGAAGCGCCACGGGAGGTGGTGGGATGAGCCGCCTCGCCACCCTCGCCTTCACGGCGTGCTGCCTGCTCGCGGCCGTGCTTCCCCTGCGTGAGGCGCGTGACGCACCCCAGGGGGCCTCCTCCACGGCCTTCCCTGGCTGGCCCGCCTCCTTCGAGGGCCTTCCCCTGCAGTCCCTGCCCCTCACCGAGCGCGAGATTCGCTTCGCGGCGGACTTTCCCGGCCGCATCGGACGCTTCAGCGACGGCCAGCGCGAGCTGGTGCTGCGCTGGGTAGAGGCGCCTACCCGCCAGCTGCACCCGGCCGAGGACTGCTTCCGGGGACTGGGCTACGCCATCACTCCCCAGCCGTCGAGCCGTGGCGCGGACGGCGTCACCTGGCACCGCTTCCACGCGGCGCGCGGAGGCACGGCGCTGGAGGTGTCCGAGGCGATCACCGACGGCGCGGGCGGACGCTGGACGGATGCCTCCGCGTGGTACTGGAGCGCGCTGCTGGGCCGCACCTCGGGCCCCTGGTGGGCCGTCACCGTCGCTGAGCGGGCCCCGGAAGACCCGAGGCAGGCCGCGCGGATACCAGTCAGATGAATCGAGCGGGGCTCCAGGCTCGCCGATAATCTGGTCACCGGCGACGGCGCGCAGGAGGCGCCCCTCTCCCGCCGCAGGAGTCACGCGTGCCGAAGAAGCCTGCCGTCAACGAGGCCGAGGTGATTGCCTTCCGCGACGCCGCGAAGTTCGAGGCCTGGCTGGACAAGCACGTCGACCTGCAGGCCGGGGTGTGGCTGAAGCTCGCGAAGAAGGGGTCGGGCGTCCCGTCGCTGACCGACGACGAGGCGGTCGACATCGGCCTGTGCTACGGCTGGATCTCCGGCCAGCGCAAGTCCTGCGACGAGGTCTACTACCTGCAGAAGTACGTGCCCCGCCGGCCCTCCAGTCGCTGGTCGCAAGTCAATGTGGCCAAGGTCGAGAAGCTGCTCGCGGCCGGACGGATGCGACCGTCAGGCCTGGCCGAGGTCGAGGCCGCCAAGGCTGACGGGCGGTGGGCCGCCGCCTACGCGTCGCAGCGCACTGCCACCGTCCCACCCGATCTCGCCGCCGCCCTGGCGGCGAGCCGGAAGGCGGCGCGAGCGTTCGAGGCGCTCGGCAAGACCCAGCAGTATGCGGTAATCCTGAAGCTCGTGACCGCCCGCACTGCTACGGCCCGCGCCGCCCAACTGCGCAAAGCCCTGACGGCGCTCGAAGCACGCGGCGCCCCGTGAAACTCCATCCACGAAGCTCGAACCACCGACCCAGGTTGATCCCCATGGCAGCGAAGAAATCCAAGACTGTGAAGAAGGCCGTCACCGCGAAGAAGAAGCCGGCTGCCGCGAAGAAGAAGCCGGCTGTGGCGAAGAGGGCCGTTACCGCGAAAAAGTCCGCTACCGCCAAGAAGAAGCCGGCTGCGGCGAAGAAGGCCGCCCCCCTCAAGAAGAAGCCCGCTTCCGCGAAGAAGAAGCCTGTCGCCCAAACGGAGATGGAGCGGTTGCTCGAAGCCGCGGATCGCCTCGAAGAGACCCTCCTCGACATGGATCCCGACGACTCGGAGCTCGACCTGACGCTCGAAGATCTCGAGCAGGTCCTCCGGGAAGTCCTGCGGCTCGATCCGAGCAACGTCGCGACCATGATCCGCCTCGGCGAGTTCTTCCTCGACCGGAATGGGGCCGAGGACCTTGCGCTCGAGTATTTCGAGCAGGCCTTCACGCTCCAACCAGGGGACAAGAAGCTCGCGAAGTTGATCAAGAAAGCCAAGGCGCAGCTCGCGGAAAACTAGGACTGATGACGCGCTGATGCCACGGGCATCCAGCGCGCCCTTCGGCCCAGGGCCGCCGACACGGAGCGGCTCCAGACGTGGCCGGCGAAATGGGTGGCGCTGAGGGTGCCCCACTCTGGAGATTGCGCTGACACGTACCGATGCAGGGAGTAGGCTCGCCGCACACGCAGCGAACTTCCTCCCTCCTCGCGGGGCACTCTCCATGGAGCTTGGCCACCTGAATCCGGCACGCCTGCCCCCGGGCACGAGGGTCGGTCCGTGGCGTGTGCTGGAACTGCGAGGGTTGGGTACCTACGGCGCCGTCTACCGCGCCTTCGATGCGGAGGGGGAGCTCGGGCCTGTCGCACTCAAGCTGGCCCTGCGCCCTGGAGATGAACGCTTCGCGCGAGAGGTGGAGTTGCTCTCCCGCGTCCGACACCCGAGCGTCCCGCGCCTTGTGGGCCATG comes from Pyxidicoccus trucidator and encodes:
- a CDS encoding archaeosortase/exosortase family protein, coding for MTRATALVLTLQLVAGWPAWRWWLTRMRDGSDEPWGVVALVALVLLCVRGARHPLAPVHLGLLAAANLALAAAHPLLPPLVHAACCVLCVTALLARASTGSAFHLPTWLLALLALPVLASVQFYLGYPLRLAAAVLAVPMLQLLGLPAVRAGVDLQLASTVVQVDAPCSGARMLWVGLFLAVVLAHVLRLDAARTLLTCALAGLAVVLGNALRVSTLALVETGRVAGPDWLHEGVGAGTFVLVALAILAAATWLRGGEAPREVVG
- a CDS encoding YdeI/OmpD-associated family protein gives rise to the protein MPKKPAVNEAEVIAFRDAAKFEAWLDKHVDLQAGVWLKLAKKGSGVPSLTDDEAVDIGLCYGWISGQRKSCDEVYYLQKYVPRRPSSRWSQVNVAKVEKLLAAGRMRPSGLAEVEAAKADGRWAAAYASQRTATVPPDLAAALAASRKAARAFEALGKTQQYAVILKLVTARTATARAAQLRKALTALEARGAP